Proteins from one Enterobacter bugandensis genomic window:
- the fepD gene encoding Fe(3+)-siderophore ABC transporter permease, with the protein MSFSSSAARAIAVPVLLLLLILAIALSLLVGAKPLPAYVIVDALSGTCQSADCTIVLDARLPRTLAGLLAGGALGLAGALMQTLTRNPLADPGILGVNSGASFAIVLGAALFGLTSPSEQLVMAFCGALAASLVVAFTGSQGGGQLSPVRLTLAGVALAAVLEGLSSGIALLNPDVYDQLRFWQAGSLDIRTLETLNVVAIPVIIAAVVALCLSRSLNSLSLGSDTATALGNRVARTQLTGLLAITVLSGSATAVVGPIAFIGLMMPHMARWLVGSDHRWSLPVTLLATPALLLFADVLGRLLVPGELRVSVVSAFIGAPVLIFLVRRRRGGGA; encoded by the coding sequence ATGTCGTTTTCCTCTTCTGCGGCGCGCGCCATTGCCGTGCCCGTATTATTGCTACTGCTAATCCTTGCGATTGCACTCAGCCTGCTGGTCGGCGCGAAGCCGCTACCCGCCTACGTTATCGTTGATGCGCTCTCCGGCACCTGTCAGAGCGCCGACTGCACCATCGTGCTCGACGCCCGCCTGCCCCGCACTCTTGCCGGACTGCTGGCCGGTGGCGCGCTTGGCCTTGCGGGTGCCCTGATGCAAACCCTTACCCGTAACCCGCTGGCGGACCCCGGCATTCTCGGCGTCAACTCCGGCGCCAGCTTTGCCATCGTGCTCGGCGCAGCGCTGTTCGGGTTAACGTCGCCCTCTGAACAGCTGGTGATGGCCTTCTGCGGCGCGCTGGCCGCCTCGCTGGTGGTCGCGTTTACCGGCAGTCAGGGCGGCGGGCAGCTGAGCCCGGTTCGCCTGACGCTTGCGGGCGTAGCGCTCGCGGCGGTGCTGGAAGGCTTGTCCAGCGGCATCGCCCTGCTCAACCCGGACGTGTATGACCAGCTGCGCTTCTGGCAGGCCGGTTCGCTGGATATCCGGACTCTTGAAACCTTAAACGTGGTGGCAATCCCGGTCATTATCGCCGCCGTCGTGGCGCTGTGTTTAAGCCGGTCGCTGAACAGCCTGAGCCTCGGCAGCGACACCGCAACCGCCCTCGGCAACCGCGTGGCGCGCACGCAGCTGACTGGCCTGCTCGCTATCACCGTGCTGAGCGGCAGCGCAACCGCCGTGGTCGGTCCGATCGCCTTTATCGGCCTGATGATGCCGCACATGGCGCGCTGGCTGGTGGGGTCGGACCACCGCTGGTCGCTGCCGGTCACGCTGCTGGCCACCCCTGCCCTGCTGCTGTTTGCCGACGTGCTGGGCCGCCTGCTGGTGCCCGGCGAGCTGCGCGTCTCGGTGGTGAGCGCGTTTATCGGCGCGCCGGTGCTGATCTTCCTGGTACGTCGCAGACGCGGAGGTGGCGCATGA
- the entS gene encoding enterobactin transporter EntS yields MNQKSWLLNLSLLKTHPAYRAVFIARFISILSLGLLGVAVPVQIQTMTHSSWLVGLSVTLTGGAMFIGLMVGGVLADRYERKKLILLARGTCGVGFIGLCLNAMLPEPSLMAIYALGLWDGFFASLGVTALLAATPALVGRENLMQAGAITMLTVRLGSVISPMVGGLLLATGNVAWNYGLAAAGTFITTLTLLRLPLLPPPPQPREHPLKSLMAAIRFLFSNPLIGGVALLGGLLTMASAVRVLYPALAGEWQMSASEIGVLYAAIPLGAACGALTSGNLAQSARPGLIMLVATLASFIAIGFFSLMPVWALGVMCLVIFGWLSAVSSLLQYTLIQTQTPEGMLGRINGLWTAQNVTGDAIGAAILGGLGAIMTPVASASSSGFVLAMVGAILLVALVELRRFRQEVVLNDGAA; encoded by the coding sequence ATGAATCAAAAATCCTGGCTGCTTAACCTCAGCCTGTTGAAAACGCATCCGGCGTATCGCGCCGTTTTTATCGCTCGCTTTATCTCCATTTTGTCCCTCGGCCTGCTCGGCGTCGCCGTGCCCGTCCAGATCCAGACTATGACGCACTCCAGTTGGCTGGTGGGGCTATCCGTCACCTTAACCGGCGGGGCGATGTTTATCGGGCTGATGGTCGGCGGCGTGCTGGCGGATCGCTACGAGCGTAAGAAGCTGATCCTGCTCGCGCGCGGCACCTGCGGGGTGGGCTTTATCGGGCTGTGTCTGAACGCGATGCTGCCGGAGCCGTCGCTGATGGCGATTTATGCCCTTGGCCTGTGGGACGGTTTTTTCGCCTCGCTCGGCGTGACGGCGCTGCTGGCGGCAACGCCCGCGCTGGTGGGCCGCGAGAACCTGATGCAGGCGGGGGCGATCACCATGCTCACCGTGCGCCTCGGCTCGGTGATTTCGCCGATGGTCGGCGGCCTGCTGCTGGCAACGGGCAACGTGGCCTGGAACTACGGCCTTGCCGCGGCGGGCACCTTTATCACCACCCTGACGCTGCTGCGTCTGCCGCTCCTGCCACCGCCACCGCAGCCGCGCGAGCACCCGCTGAAATCGCTGATGGCCGCTATTCGTTTTCTGTTCAGCAACCCGCTGATTGGCGGCGTTGCGCTGCTCGGCGGCCTGCTGACGATGGCGAGCGCCGTGCGCGTGCTTTACCCGGCGCTGGCGGGCGAGTGGCAGATGAGCGCCTCAGAGATTGGCGTGCTGTACGCCGCCATTCCGCTCGGTGCGGCCTGCGGGGCGCTGACCAGCGGTAACCTGGCCCAAAGCGCGCGTCCGGGCTTGATTATGCTGGTGGCGACGCTGGCCTCGTTTATCGCCATCGGCTTCTTCAGCCTGATGCCGGTCTGGGCGCTGGGGGTGATGTGTCTGGTGATTTTCGGCTGGCTGAGTGCGGTCAGCTCACTTTTACAGTACACCCTGATCCAGACCCAGACGCCGGAAGGGATGCTGGGGCGTATCAACGGCCTGTGGACCGCGCAGAACGTGACGGGCGATGCGATTGGCGCGGCGATCCTCGGCGGGCTGGGGGCGATAATGACCCCGGTGGCGTCGGCGAGCAGCAGCGGGTTTGTGTTAGCGATGGTTGGCGCGATCTTACTGGTGGCGCTGGTGGAATTGCGGCGGTTCAGGCAGGAGGTCGTGTTGAACGACGGTGCGGCCTGA
- the fepB gene encoding Fe2+-enterobactin ABC transporter substrate-binding protein, whose protein sequence is MKIAAVCRNALLLTGLFVLGLTSATAADWPRQVNDSRGVHTLESKPTRIVSTSVTLTGSLLAIDAPVIASGATTPNNRVADAQGFLRQWGDIAKQRKVARLYIGEPSAEAVAAQMPDLILISATGGDSALALYDQLSAIAPTLIINYDDKSWQELLTQLGTMTGHEKQAAERIAAFDKQLAQVKQQMKLPPQPVNAIVYTAAAHTANLWTTESAQGKLLHQLGFTLAALPDGLHTSKSQGKRHDIIQLGGENLATGLNGEGLFVFAGDEKDVNAIYANPLLAHLPSVKNKRVWALGTETFRLDYYSAMLVLDRLNALFK, encoded by the coding sequence GTGAAAATCGCTGCCGTTTGCCGCAATGCCCTTCTTCTGACAGGACTTTTTGTTTTAGGACTAACCTCAGCCACCGCCGCAGACTGGCCACGCCAGGTCAACGACAGCCGCGGCGTGCATACGCTTGAGAGCAAACCGACGCGCATTGTCTCTACCAGCGTGACCTTAACCGGCTCCCTGCTGGCGATTGACGCGCCGGTCATTGCCAGCGGCGCAACCACGCCGAACAACCGCGTGGCGGACGCGCAGGGTTTCCTGCGCCAGTGGGGGGATATTGCAAAACAGCGTAAGGTTGCACGGCTGTACATCGGCGAGCCAAGCGCCGAAGCGGTGGCCGCCCAGATGCCGGATCTGATTCTAATCAGCGCCACCGGCGGGGATTCCGCGCTGGCGCTCTACGATCAGCTCTCCGCCATCGCCCCGACGCTTATCATCAATTACGACGACAAAAGCTGGCAGGAACTGCTGACCCAGCTGGGCACGATGACCGGGCACGAGAAACAGGCCGCTGAACGCATCGCCGCGTTCGATAAACAGCTCGCGCAAGTGAAACAGCAGATGAAACTGCCGCCGCAGCCGGTGAATGCCATCGTCTACACCGCCGCCGCGCACACGGCGAACCTGTGGACGACAGAATCGGCGCAGGGCAAGCTGTTACACCAGTTGGGCTTTACGCTGGCGGCGTTACCCGATGGGCTGCACACCTCAAAAAGCCAGGGCAAGCGTCACGACATTATTCAGCTGGGTGGAGAAAACCTGGCGACGGGGCTGAACGGCGAAGGGTTGTTCGTGTTTGCCGGCGACGAGAAAGACGTGAATGCGATTTACGCCAACCCGCTGCTGGCGCATTTACCGTCGGTGAAAAACAAGCGCGTCTGGGCGCTGGGAACGGAGACGTTCCGCCTGGATTATTACAGCGCAATGCTGGTGTTAGACAGATTGAATGCGTTGTTTAAGTAG
- the entC gene encoding isochorismate synthase EntC: MDTSLAEEVQHTATTLQSDSFFFMSPYRSFTTSGCFARFSEPAVGGDDPAGQFQQKLAQAFRDAKASGIAHPVMVGAIPFDTRKPSSLFIPQRWETFSRPARQQSARYFSGAQALKVEQRTEIPAQPVFEEMVARAASLTATPQVNKVVLSRLIDIATDKKMDSGALMERLIAQNPASFNFHVPLEDGGVLLGASPELLLRKEGRHFSSLPLAGSARRQPDDVLDREAGNKLLASEKDRHEHDLVTQAMKAILAPRSHHLSMPSSPQLITTPTLWHLATPVEGDARENENALTLACLLHPTPALSGFPHQAAKELIAELEPFDRELFGGIVGWCDSEGNGEWVVTIRCARLHENTVRLFAGAGIVPASSPVGEWRETGVKLSTMLNVFGLH; the protein is encoded by the coding sequence ATGGACACGTCCCTGGCTGAGGAAGTTCAGCACACCGCGACCACGCTGCAATCAGACAGCTTTTTCTTTATGTCGCCTTACCGCAGTTTTACCACCTCAGGCTGTTTTGCCCGATTCTCTGAACCTGCCGTCGGCGGCGACGATCCGGCGGGGCAGTTCCAGCAGAAATTAGCCCAGGCTTTCCGGGATGCGAAAGCCAGCGGCATCGCTCATCCCGTCATGGTAGGGGCCATCCCGTTCGATACCCGCAAGCCGTCTTCGCTGTTTATTCCGCAACGCTGGGAGACGTTTTCCCGTCCCGCGCGTCAGCAGTCCGCACGCTATTTCTCCGGCGCGCAGGCGCTGAAGGTGGAACAGCGCACCGAGATCCCCGCTCAGCCCGTTTTTGAAGAGATGGTCGCGCGCGCCGCTTCGCTCACCGCCACGCCGCAGGTGAATAAGGTAGTGCTGTCGCGCCTGATTGATATCGCCACCGACAAAAAAATGGACAGCGGCGCGCTGATGGAGCGTCTGATCGCTCAGAACCCGGCGAGCTTCAACTTCCACGTGCCGCTGGAAGACGGCGGCGTGCTGCTCGGCGCCAGCCCGGAACTGCTGCTGCGCAAAGAGGGCAGGCACTTTAGCTCGCTGCCGCTGGCAGGCTCCGCGCGCCGCCAGCCGGACGACGTGCTGGATCGCGAGGCGGGCAATAAGCTGCTGGCCTCCGAAAAGGACCGCCACGAACACGACCTGGTGACCCAGGCGATGAAGGCCATTCTGGCGCCGCGCAGCCATCACCTGAGCATGCCGTCTTCCCCGCAGCTCATCACCACGCCGACGCTGTGGCATCTGGCGACACCGGTTGAAGGTGACGCGCGCGAGAACGAAAACGCCCTGACGCTGGCCTGCCTGCTGCATCCGACCCCGGCCCTGAGCGGCTTCCCGCATCAGGCGGCTAAAGAACTGATTGCCGAGCTGGAGCCGTTCGACCGCGAGCTGTTCGGCGGCATCGTCGGCTGGTGCGACAGCGAAGGCAACGGCGAGTGGGTGGTGACCATCCGCTGCGCGCGTCTTCACGAAAATACCGTTCGCCTGTTTGCCGGCGCGGGCATTGTGCCTGCTTCCTCCCCGGTGGGCGAGTGGCGCGAGACGGGCGTGAAGCTCTCCACCATGCTTAACGTGTTTGGCCTGCACTAA
- the entE gene encoding (2,3-dihydroxybenzoyl)adenylate synthase EntE, producing MTIPFTRWPEDFARRYREKGYWQDLPLTHILTDHAQSDAVAIIDGERHITYRAFHQAVNNLASALQAQGLHRGETALVQLGNVAEFYITFFALLQIGVAPVNALFSHQRSELNAYAAQIKPAVLIADRQHALFAGDDFLNTFVDEHRSVRAVLLRGDKGEHALEAAIARPADNFIPNPTPADEVAFFQLSGGSTGTPKLIPRTHNDYDYSIRRSNEICGITAHTRYLNALPAAHNYAMSSPGSLGVFTAGGCVVLANDPSATLCFPLIEQHQINVTSLVPPAVSLWLQAIADGAGNAQLKSLKLLQVGGARLSATLAARIPAEIGCQLQQVFGMAEGLVNYTALDDAPERIINTQGRPMCPDDEVWVADEDGNPLPRGEVGRLMTRGPYTFRGYFNSPEHNASAFDANGFYCSGDLIAIDEQGYITVQGREKDQINRGGEKIAAEEIENLLLRHEAVIHAALVSMEDTLLGEKSCAYLVVKQPLRAVEVRRFLREQGVAEFKLPDRVESVDALPLTPVGKVDKKQLRLWLAERARG from the coding sequence ATGACTATTCCCTTTACCCGCTGGCCTGAGGATTTTGCCCGCCGCTACCGTGAAAAAGGCTACTGGCAGGATCTGCCGCTGACCCACATCCTGACGGACCATGCGCAAAGCGATGCGGTGGCGATTATCGACGGCGAACGGCACATCACCTACCGCGCGTTTCATCAGGCGGTGAATAACCTCGCGTCTGCCCTTCAGGCGCAGGGGCTGCACCGCGGCGAGACCGCGCTGGTGCAGCTCGGCAACGTGGCCGAGTTTTACATCACCTTTTTCGCGCTGCTGCAGATCGGCGTCGCGCCGGTTAACGCGCTCTTTAGCCATCAGCGCAGCGAGCTGAACGCCTACGCCGCCCAGATCAAACCCGCCGTGCTGATCGCCGATCGCCAACATGCCCTGTTCGCGGGGGATGATTTTCTCAATACCTTTGTGGATGAACACCGCTCGGTTCGCGCCGTGCTGCTGCGCGGCGATAAGGGTGAACATGCGCTGGAAGCGGCGATTGCGCGCCCGGCGGACAACTTCATCCCGAACCCGACGCCCGCAGACGAGGTGGCGTTCTTCCAGCTCTCCGGCGGCAGCACCGGCACGCCGAAGCTGATCCCGCGTACGCACAACGACTACGACTACAGCATCCGCCGCAGCAACGAAATCTGCGGTATCACTGCGCACACCCGCTATCTGAACGCGCTTCCCGCGGCGCATAACTACGCCATGAGCTCGCCGGGATCGTTAGGCGTGTTCACGGCGGGCGGCTGCGTGGTGCTGGCGAACGATCCGAGCGCCACGCTCTGTTTCCCGCTGATTGAGCAGCATCAGATCAACGTGACGTCGCTGGTCCCTCCGGCGGTGAGCCTCTGGCTGCAGGCGATTGCCGACGGCGCGGGGAACGCGCAGCTGAAATCCCTCAAGCTGCTCCAGGTGGGCGGCGCACGCCTCTCCGCCACGCTCGCGGCGCGTATTCCGGCGGAAATCGGCTGCCAGCTGCAGCAGGTATTCGGCATGGCGGAAGGGCTGGTGAACTACACCGCCCTCGACGACGCACCGGAACGCATCATCAACACCCAGGGCCGCCCAATGTGTCCGGACGACGAGGTGTGGGTGGCGGATGAGGACGGCAACCCGCTCCCGCGCGGGGAAGTCGGACGTTTGATGACGCGCGGCCCGTACACCTTCCGCGGCTATTTCAACAGCCCGGAGCACAACGCCAGCGCCTTTGATGCCAACGGTTTCTACTGCTCCGGCGATCTGATCGCCATCGATGAGCAGGGCTACATCACCGTGCAGGGGCGCGAGAAAGATCAGATCAACCGCGGTGGCGAAAAGATTGCCGCCGAAGAGATCGAAAACCTGCTGCTGCGCCACGAGGCGGTGATCCACGCCGCGCTGGTGAGCATGGAGGACACCCTGCTGGGCGAAAAAAGCTGTGCGTATCTGGTGGTGAAACAGCCCCTGCGCGCGGTTGAGGTGCGCCGCTTCCTGCGCGAGCAGGGCGTTGCCGAATTTAAGCTGCCGGACCGCGTGGAGAGCGTGGATGCGCTTCCGCTCACGCCGGTCGGCAAAGTTGATAAGAAACAGTTGCGCCTGTGGCTTGCTGAACGCGCCCGGGGCTGA